The nucleotide window GATTCACTTCCTGGTGCGCCTATCGAAAATAAGGGCGCAAGTATCGGTAAAGGGCGCAAGTATCGGTAAAGGGCGCAAGTATCGGTAAAGGGCGCAAGCCTTGCGCCCCTACAGCACCAAAACCTAAATTTACAACCCATCAATATTTTACATATAAGTAATAATCAACAGTAGAAAGCGATCTCGCAGAGATTCACTTCCTGGTGCGCCTATCGAAAATAAGGGCGCAAGTATCGGTAAAGGGCACAAGTAATGGTAAAGGGCACAAGTATCGGTAAAGGGCGCAAGTATCGGTAAAGGGCGCAAGGCATGCGCCCCTACAGATGTTATATAATATATGAGGGGTTCAAAAAACATTACTAGAAATATGAATAAATATAATCCTTCTGAACATCACCGTCGGTCAATTCGTTTACCAGAATATGACTATTCACAATCAGGAATGTATTTTATTACTATTTGTACTTATCAAAAACAATGTTTATTTGGAGAGATTAATCAGGGGCAAATGTATCTTAATCAAATTGGTAAAATGGTTGCTCAAGAATGGTTAAATTCTGCCAAAATTCGTCAAGAAATTACTTTAGATGAATGGATAATTATGCCTAATCATATTCATGGTATTGTGATAATTGAAAAGGAAACCGATTTTAATCAGGGTATAAACCATCAAAAGGGCGCAAGCCTTGCGCCCCTACAGGGGGGACGAAAACCTCGTTCTTTATCATCATTTGTTGGGGGTTTTAAATCTGCTGTCACCAAAAGAATAAAAGCAATTTCTACTGAACCTAATCCTCCTGTGTGGCAAAGAAATTTTTATGAATCAATTATTAGGAATGAACAAAAATTATGGCAAATCAGAGAATATATTCTTAATAATCCTTATCGATGGCAACAAGATCCTGAAAAACTGCAACATCAAAAACAAGAATTGTTAATAGATTTAATCATGTAGGGGCCCATGCCTTGCGCCCCTACTGAATTGGTGACTCGGTGAGTCTAACATATTATAAGTTTTACTTATCACCACAAGTACGGAAGATCCTGTTTTTTGACTGGTTCTAAATCCAAAAAGCTGCATTTTGATGTATAGCTTTCTTCAGTCCCAAAATTCTCGCCACCAAGGTTGATTTGATTCGGTATTTACCTCAAAAAAATTAATTTTAGAACGAATCTCATTAACATCCCATCCCGTTAGTTTAGCGAGGGTTTCTGCTTCGGTTTCCTGTCTATTTCTTACTTCTTGAGGATAACTTTTCCCTAGGTCACAATCAATTGTACCTGTATAGGGATGACGAATAATATATCTACCTTGAAATAGTTCCTGATTACCTGTATCTTGAAATCTCAAGTCTTCGGGGAATTTATCTCTGGTATAACGTAAATGCAGACGGGTGATAAAGACATCGGGTTGACTATCTAACCAAAATACCCCTGCTTGTTTTAATTCTTCTTGAGTCAGAGGATCAGCTGCACAAGGATCGCACCATGTCATATTCCAAGCGTACTCTAAAACCCTATGTTGCTATTCTCTTGCAGATAACTATTAGTAAACATAGAGGTATAAAAGTCATTAAACTCCTCTTGGATAAATTCTGGTAATT belongs to Gloeocapsa sp. DLM2.Bin57 and includes:
- a CDS encoding transposase, producing the protein MNKYNPSEHHRRSIRLPEYDYSQSGMYFITICTYQKQCLFGEINQGQMYLNQIGKMVAQEWLNSAKIRQEITLDEWIIMPNHIHGIVIIEKETDFNQGINHQKGASLAPLQGGRKPRSLSSFVGGFKSAVTKRIKAISTEPNPPVWQRNFYESIIRNEQKLWQIREYILNNPYRWQQDPEKLQHQKQELLIDLIM